A stretch of the Pangasianodon hypophthalmus isolate fPanHyp1 chromosome 28, fPanHyp1.pri, whole genome shotgun sequence genome encodes the following:
- the LOC113545777 gene encoding serine/threonine-protein phosphatase PP1-beta catalytic subunit has translation MAEGELDVDSLISRLLEVRGCRPGKIVQMTEAEVRGLCIKSREIFLSQPILLELEAPLKICGDIHGQYTDLLRLFEYGGFPPEANYLFLGDYVDRGKQSLETICLLLAYKIKYPENFFLLRGNHECASINRIYGFYDECKRRFNIKLWKTFTDCFNCLPIAAIVDEKIFCCHGGLSPDLQSMEQIRRIMRPTDVPDTGLLCDLLWSDPDKDVQGWGENDRGVSFTFGADVVSKFLNRHDLDLICRAHQVVEDGYEFFAKRQLVTLFSAPNYCGEFDNAGGMMSVDETLMCSFQILKPSEKKAKYQYGGMNSGRPVTPPRTATPPKKR, from the exons ATGGCGGAGGGGGAACTGGACGTCGATTCGCTCATCTCCAGGCTTTTAGAGG tgcgaGGATGTCGCCCAGGAAAGATTGTGCAGATGACGGAGGCGGAGGTGCGAGGGCTGTGTATTAAATCCCGAGAGATCTTCCTGAGTCAGCCCATTCTGTTGGAGCTGGAGGCCCCGCTTAAAATCTGCG GTGACATCCACGGTCAGTACACAGATCTGCTAAGGTTGTTCGAGTACGGCGGATTCCCCCCGGAGGCAAACTACCTCTTCCTGGGCGATTACGTGGACCGAGGAAAGCAGTCTCTGGAGACCATCTGCCTCCTGCTGGCCTACAAGATCAAATATCCCGAAAACTTCTTCCTGCTGCGGGGAAACCACGAGTGCGCCTCCATCAACCGCATCTACGGCTTCTATGACGAGT GCAAGCGCAGGTTCAACATCAAACTTTGGAAGACATTCACTGACTGTTTCAACTGTCTGCCCATCGCCGCCATCGTGGATGAGAAAATATTCTGCTGCCATGGAG GTCTGTCTCCTGACCTGCAGTCCATGGAGCAGATCAGACGGATCATGAGGCCCACAGACGTCCCTGACACAG GGCTGCTGTGTGACCTGCTGTGGTCCGACCCGGATAAAGACGTTCAGGGCTGGGGAGAGAACGACCGCGGCGTGTCCTTCACCTTCGGAGCTGATGTGGTCAGCAAGTTCCTCAACCGCCACGATCTGGACCTCATCTGCAGAGCGCACCAG gTGGTGGAGGATGGGTATGAGTTCTTTGCCAAGAGACAGCTGGTCACTCTGTTCTCTGCTCCGAACTACTGCGGCGAGTTTGACAACGCCGGCGGCATGATGAGTGTGGACGAAACGCTCATGTGTTCCTTCCag ATCCTGAAGCCTTCAGAGAAGAAGGCTAAGTACCAGTACGGTGGAATGAACTCGGGGCGTCCCGTGACTCCGCCCCGCACAGCCACCCCACCCAAAAAACGGTGA